Within Nostoc flagelliforme CCNUN1, the genomic segment ACTCTCAATAAGCAGGAGGTAATGAAACAAATTCGAGATTTCTTTAACCCATTATCAGGTACGAGCCATGTTGAGTGATGTCATGACTTATTTTGGACTTAAACGTACCTTAGATCATGTGGGCTATTTTGAGACCCAAGAACAGACAAATCTATTCAAAGAACTCAAACCCCAAATTAGGCAAGGTCGTTTGATTGCTCTAACAGGTGTTGTTGGTTGTGGTAAAACAACGACTTTACAACGACTGCAATTAGAATTGTCCTCCGAAAAAGACATTATTATTTCTCGTTGCCTTGCAATTGACAAAGATAAGGTCAGTGTCGGGGTTTTGATGAGTGCTTTGTTTTGCGATTTAAGTACAGAAAAGGACGCTAAACCACCGACCCAACCAGAACTCAGAGAACGAAAATTCTTAGCTTTAATTCAAAAATGCCGTAAGCCTGTAGTGCTTTTTGTGGATGAAGCTCATGACATTCATCACGGTACGTTAGTCAAAATTAAGCGTTTAATTGAATTGGTACGCCAGAATGGTTGCACTTTATCTGTAGTGCTGCTGGGACATCCCAAATTGAAAAATGATTTGCGTCGACCATCTTTGGAAGAGATTGGTGCTAGAACCAATATTTTTAGTTTAGAAGGTATTAGAGGACATCAAGTTGAGTATATAAAATGGCTGTTGAGCGAGTGTATTCACGATGATTATCTGCCTGAAGATTTGATTACCAATGAGGCAATTGCATTTTTGGCAGAACGATTGACGACTCCATTGCAAATCGAACATTATTTGCAGAGGGCTTTTGAAGACGCTTATCAAGCAGCAACGAAGCCTGTCACTCTTGGTATGGCTGAAGCTGTCTTGACTGTGGGACTTAACGATTTAGAACCTCGCTTAATACGGCATGGTTACACGAAGACAGTACTAGCTGAGTTATTAAATATACGAGTAAGCGAGGTAAATTCTTTTTTACACGCTCAGTTGCCTCCTGGTCGAACCCAAGATTTGAGAGACCAGATGTTAAAAATTGGAATTCCCTTGTATGCGTCAGAGGGAAATTAAATTAATTCAAGAAATACTCCATATAGAGTTTTTCTGTTTTATTTGTGTTCAGTTTATATCTAAATAAATAGACATATATGTCCAGCATAAAAGTTCGTATAATCTGGACACATTGAGAGCCATATTTCCTGTATTCCAGACACAGAAAGGGTTACGGCTTATTTGCAGTTAATGTGGTTTGAAAACCCTTGTTTGCAGTTTGAAAATTATGTTTGCAGTTTCATTTGCAATTATTGTGGTTTTGAGACCACCCTTATTTGCAGAGAATGTGGTTTCAAAATCGCCTTGTTTGCGGTTTAAAGCGTTTATGTTTGCAGTTCGCTACAGCTAGCCACAGTTGGTAATTCTGGCTGAAAGTATGAGGCGATCGCTTCTAAATCTAATTCCGAAACTGCCTTTACAGTGTCGAAATCATCAGGGCGAACATGGCTTAAAGCCAGTCTCAAGCTCTGTTCCGTGGTCATATATCTTAAGCAAGCATCATGAATGCTTACTGTGTCTGCTGTTGGTGCTGTGGTTCTCTTCCGTGTTGCCATGATTTACGCTCCCTTTTGGATTTTTTGGATTTGCTGGAATGCTTGCTGATAGCGGTATCTAGAAAAATCATTCGGGTTTTTGGCGATATAGCCTTTGACTCGTTCAGATCGTCGTAGCTGTGCCATTAGCCGCCCTACTCTGCCCAAAATCCATGCTTGATAGGGTGATAAAGGTGATTCCCGGTCGTAACTGCCATCGTGGTTTTTGGGGTAGGCATCTCTGAAACTGGGGATTCTCCAGAAAGCTAAATTCTCCCAAGTGACCAAAGTCGAACGGCTAACACCCAAGACCTCAGCTAAATATGTCTTGGTAGATGGGAAATCAAGGAAGGAGTCTAAATCTGTAGAATGTTTACTCCGTCTAGGTTTCATGGGTTTACTACAGTAATCAATGTAAATCAGATAGTAACTAGCTACCAATCAGAATAAGTACACATCACAATGTCGCTCCTAATCGCTAAACCCCTTACTCTGTAAGTCTTTGGGGTACTCGTAGGACGCTAATTAGTGACTTGTTGTTGATCGATTGCTTACCTGTTAATATAGTAATTAAAGGTGAGTCACCTGTCAATACTATGATTCAAAACTGGTCAATAAAACTCAAGAGGAATGATAATTAGGCATAGTGACTCACTGTTATGTATGCCTTCTAAAAAACCACAAATGACAATTCGTATAGAAGAGGATGAATATAAATATCTACAAAGCTGGGCGAATAAAGAGTTTTTAACGGTTCCCCAATTGACTAGGGTGCTAGTAAAACGCGCGATCGCCGAACAAAAGAAACTAGAACAAAATAAATCAGCATGACAGAAGCACAAATCTAAGTAGCGATCGCCAAAAGATTAAACGGGAGAATTTACAATGGTCAGCAGTCTTAAAGAACTAATTGATCAGCCAGAATTGGGTCATACCTCAGACCCAGAGGAAAGGTTTATCAGCAGTGGCGTGAGTTGGGAGAGCTATGAATCGCTACTAGTCAAACTAGAAAACAACTCTCATTACCGTGTTACTTATTTAGATGGAATATTAGAGATAGTGTCGCCATCAATCAGGCATGAAAAAATCAAAACGAATTTAGGGATGCTGTTAGAGCGTTTCTTTTACAGCAAGCGTATTCGTTTTGTACCTATGGGAAGTTCTACTTTTAGAAACAAAGCAAGAAAAGCAGGTGCCGAACCAGACGAATGTTACTGCATAGGTGAAGAGAAAAGTGTACCGGACTTAGCCATAGAAGTAGTTCTCACCAGTGGCAACATAAGTAAATTGGAAATCTACCGAAGATTAGGAGTTGCAGAAGTTTGGTTCTGGGAGAGAAACCAGTTTAAGCTATACCACCTACGGGACAATTCCCAGACTGAGCTTGCCACCATTTACCCTGATACTTATGGCTATGAGCTTAGGGCAGCAAGCGAAATACTGCCAGGATTAGACATTTCCTTGCTAGAGCAATGCATTACGATTTCAGATTCAATTCAGGCTGTTGATGAATTTGAACAGGGACTAAAAGCGGACAATGAGTGAAACAGATAGCACCGCGATCGCTCTAATCTATCGTAGAGTTGAGCGATTTGAGGCGAACAAAAATAGAACCTTGCCCAGTCAGACAGTACTTTTAGAAGAAGTTTTACGGATACTCCGCGATGCAAAAGGCGGCAAGCTACGCAATGGCGGTACTGGTATATGAAGAGATTTCCTGAGTATGCGATCCCCTTACCAATAGTTTGTATTTTTGAGGACTACACAAAAGATATAAAATCTTAGCTTAATTCATCTAGAGTTCACAAAATAACTAGCAAAAAAAATGCTAGCTACACAGCCCTCAGCTTTTTGAGTGCGATCGCAGGGATTAGATTAGTCAATCAATCCACCACGGTAAGCAAAAGCAGCGCACAAAGAAACGTTTAATAGACGTTTCAGCCCCCAGACTCTGCAACCAGCAAGTCTAATTAAATTTATATCTACTTCAAGCTTACCGACTAATCCCTACAATCTGCAAATTTAAAAGTTAAGGGGCTGTCCAAACCAACAAAGGACAACCCAATGAATAAACCCCTCACTTTTGACAGACAGGGGTTTGCGAATGAAAAGCCTAATATTCTAACGCAAACTTTCCGCAACAATCAAGAATCTCGAATTTCGGAATTATCAAACCATATAAGCGATCGCCGAACTAGCACCAAATATTTAAAAGCGGGTTGCTGTGACGTTGCTTTAAGACCATGCCCCGACCCGGATGAGTTACTGCGATCGCCTAACCTCAACTTAGAGGAGTCCTTTTACTTACAGCAATTAGTCAAGCTTGGCTGGTTTAGTGGTCAGGTGGCCACCGTACTTCTCCAAATTGAAGCCAAGGTTGGAGGGGTGGCAGTATGAATCACAAAGGATTCGGCAAGATAGCCTCACCCCAAAAATCACTAAATCAAGAACTAAGGCAGGTTTTCAGAAAATTCAACAAGCGAGGTAAGCTCAGAAGTACCCCTTGGGCTTTGCATGAAATCTCAAGACTTGAGTCCAGAGATGGAAAAGTTCATCAAATTGTTGTAGCCTCCAGCCAAAATGACATGGCGCAAGGCGATTACCATGATAGCGAAATTCAAGTACTGGGTAATCATCAAGAAATTGAAGAACCATTCACACCTTATAGTTTGCCACTCAGAGAAAATTTTGAAGCAAGCCACTGGCAAGAGTGGAGTGAGAGTGGGATTGACAGTGAGATAGCGGCACTTAACTTCAAATCGCTGTCAGGGAATGCCGCTTTTGATTACTTGCTCTACTCCGATAAAATCAGCCGCCGCAACGATGGGCGGCTACGCGATGGGGATATGCGGCGATATGCTCACCTCTCTAATGGTGGTTGGTGGTGTAGCGGAATAAATATTATCACTGGTGAAGATTCCGATTGGGGATGCTTCAAGCCCAACACGCCAAGAATAGATGAGGGTAACAGCAAGGCAATTAAGTATGAGCATCCCCCCAAAGTTGACACAGAAATTTTTGCCTTACGGATTCCCGCCCGGATCTGGGAATTAATTAGCCGCCGCTACGATGTGGCACTACCAAAAAATTACCAAAGTTTACCTTATGGTGATTTTTGGCGATGGGTGAGAGAGAATACCCAAATTCCCGTTATCATCTGCGAGGGTGCTAAAAAAGCAGCTGCAATCTTATCTTGTGGTTATGTCGCCATTGGTATACCCGGAGTATGGGGAGGCCGTCGCCAACCAAAGGATGAATACGGCGAAAATAACGGCGCACCATACCTGATCCCACAGTTAGCCGCTTATGCTCAATCAGGCAGGCGAATTTATTTCTGTTTTGATGCCGATGTGAAGCGCACCACGGTTAGAAGCGTGAATGGTGCGATCGCTAAAACTGCCAAGCTTTTATCTTTGCGTGGCTGTGAAGTCCGAGTAATGGGGTGGCATTTGGCATTAGGCAAAGGGATTGATGATGTACTAGTCGCTTACGGCCGCGACCAATTTGATACTATTTACTGCGATGCTCTGAAATTAGATGAGTGGAACACCAAGCAACTAAGGCGGCTCACATACACCCCAGATTTGAACTTAAATCAGCGTTACTTGGGTGAGTTGGCTATTCCTTTGGGTAAGCAGCTAATAGGCTTGAAATCGCCAAAGAACACAGGTAAAACTCACTTGCTTCAGTGGCTAACTGACCCGATAATTCGCGCTGGTGAGAGGAGAGTGTTAGTAATTACCCATCGGGTGCAACTGGCAACCCAGCTTGTAAAAAAACTGGGATTACCTTTCATTACCGAAGTGAAGCAGACTGAGCAAGGCTCACATTTCGGAATGGGGCTAGTAATTGATAGCTTACATCCAAAAAGCCAAGCCAAATTTAACCCTGATGAGTGGAAAGGCTGCTGGTTGATTTTGGATGAAATCATGCAGCTAATCTGGCATTTGTTGAGCAGTTCGACTTGTCAGACCGATCGCGTAGCCATCATCAAAAATTTCAAACGCCTGCTACAAAATGTTGTTAATTATGGTGGGAAAATCTTCATTGCCGATGCTGACTTAAACGATATTGGTATTGACTTTATCAAAGGGCTGCTTGGGCAAGAGATTGACACTTTTCTCGTGGAAAACACATTTAAGTTTGTAGAGCCTTGGCAGGTAAATTTAGTACAGGGTAATAATCCAGCACAATTAGTAAAAATCCTGACCCAAAAACTAGAGAATGGGGATAAGTGCTTTGTTGCTTTGTCTGGACAACGGGCTAGTTCTAAATGGGGTTCTCGCAATTTGGAGGCGTACTATAAAAAACTTCTGCCACATCTGAGAATTTTACGAATTGATTCTAAAAGTACAACTACTCTTGGTCATCCGGCTTTTGGCTGTACAGATGATTTAAATGAGGTAATTAAAAACTATGACCTTGTTCTAACTACCTCGACCATTGAGACTGGGGTATCAATTGAAGAAAAGCATTTTGATTATGTTTTTGGGATTTTTCAAGGCGTACAAACTACCGATGGTGTCAGACAGCATTTATCACGTTACCGCCCTCCAGTCCCTCGTTACATCTGGCTTAATCCAGTAGGCATCAATAGGGTAGGCAATGGCTCCAATAGTGTCAAGGCATTACTAGCAGGTGAGTACATCAAGAATAAAGCCAATATTAAAAAGCTCGTTGATTTGGGATTTGAGGAATCGATAGAAGGCAATTTTGAGAGCATTTGCATTAATACTTGGGCGAAGTTAGGGGCAATCATCAATGATGGAATGAATAGCTATGAATCGCAAATTATTAGTGATTTGAAATCTGAGGGACATATCATCTGTGAAGTCAGCGCAGATGAGTTACCCGAACCCGCAGAAGTAGAAACTACTAAGCAAGAAATTTACAAAAACTGCAAATCAGAATATGCGGGACACTGTGAGAATGTAACTGCATCTGAAAGCATTACAGATGAACAGTTTTTGAAACTAGATAAACAGAATTGCAAAACTGAGTCCGAACAGTT encodes:
- a CDS encoding ExeA family protein, encoding MLSDVMTYFGLKRTLDHVGYFETQEQTNLFKELKPQIRQGRLIALTGVVGCGKTTTLQRLQLELSSEKDIIISRCLAIDKDKVSVGVLMSALFCDLSTEKDAKPPTQPELRERKFLALIQKCRKPVVLFVDEAHDIHHGTLVKIKRLIELVRQNGCTLSVVLLGHPKLKNDLRRPSLEEIGARTNIFSLEGIRGHQVEYIKWLLSECIHDDYLPEDLITNEAIAFLAERLTTPLQIEHYLQRAFEDAYQAATKPVTLGMAEAVLTVGLNDLEPRLIRHGYTKTVLAELLNIRVSEVNSFLHAQLPPGRTQDLRDQMLKIGIPLYASEGN
- a CDS encoding plasmid replication protein, CyRepA1 family, producing MNHKGFGKIASPQKSLNQELRQVFRKFNKRGKLRSTPWALHEISRLESRDGKVHQIVVASSQNDMAQGDYHDSEIQVLGNHQEIEEPFTPYSLPLRENFEASHWQEWSESGIDSEIAALNFKSLSGNAAFDYLLYSDKISRRNDGRLRDGDMRRYAHLSNGGWWCSGINIITGEDSDWGCFKPNTPRIDEGNSKAIKYEHPPKVDTEIFALRIPARIWELISRRYDVALPKNYQSLPYGDFWRWVRENTQIPVIICEGAKKAAAILSCGYVAIGIPGVWGGRRQPKDEYGENNGAPYLIPQLAAYAQSGRRIYFCFDADVKRTTVRSVNGAIAKTAKLLSLRGCEVRVMGWHLALGKGIDDVLVAYGRDQFDTIYCDALKLDEWNTKQLRRLTYTPDLNLNQRYLGELAIPLGKQLIGLKSPKNTGKTHLLQWLTDPIIRAGERRVLVITHRVQLATQLVKKLGLPFITEVKQTEQGSHFGMGLVIDSLHPKSQAKFNPDEWKGCWLILDEIMQLIWHLLSSSTCQTDRVAIIKNFKRLLQNVVNYGGKIFIADADLNDIGIDFIKGLLGQEIDTFLVENTFKFVEPWQVNLVQGNNPAQLVKILTQKLENGDKCFVALSGQRASSKWGSRNLEAYYKKLLPHLRILRIDSKSTTTLGHPAFGCTDDLNEVIKNYDLVLTTSTIETGVSIEEKHFDYVFGIFQGVQTTDGVRQHLSRYRPPVPRYIWLNPVGINRVGNGSNSVKALLAGEYIKNKANIKKLVDLGFEESIEGNFESICINTWAKLGAIINDGMNSYESQIISDLKSEGHIICEVSADELPEPAEVETTKQEIYKNCKSEYAGHCENVTASESITDEQFLKLDKQNCKTESEQLKHRKGEIERRYNVTVTPELVEKDDQNWYSIIRLDYYLGVGREFLPDREINVMSTALKNGDGDYFIPDTNKSFIGKKIDALDWIGYKELRETDGLSNNHPLAQAVFEKAKTHQSDLSLILGAKSNMFAKLNTPMQVCQKLASLTGYKFPRLRREGTRGNQVWIYGVPAPDFQKDDEGNLVLVDGRAVPVSDRREEVFTAWVERDILAREKAAKAKLEAQVQATIPNCQLSALAETEINTLTTLQEHYAEQKTQTLTEEVESIVITHDSESQVIIAELPVENHQQSTEAVIEKLLKISNWGEVAANQAEIDQVWPLLSENQRSHLWELHQKYQQQLSLEELAQQAIATQAEIKETGFGSHFRSYVLKAVRGGIAIARKCWGDKQECSIPLNQLLLAN
- a CDS encoding Uma2 family endonuclease, translated to MVSSLKELIDQPELGHTSDPEERFISSGVSWESYESLLVKLENNSHYRVTYLDGILEIVSPSIRHEKIKTNLGMLLERFFYSKRIRFVPMGSSTFRNKARKAGAEPDECYCIGEEKSVPDLAIEVVLTSGNISKLEIYRRLGVAEVWFWERNQFKLYHLRDNSQTELATIYPDTYGYELRAASEILPGLDISLLEQCITISDSIQAVDEFEQGLKADNE